Proteins from a genomic interval of Chroococcidiopsis thermalis PCC 7203:
- a CDS encoding OmpP1/FadL family transporter, which produces MRRTLQSIAALLPLFLALEFFGTTSTAVASGFAILEQSVRGLGSAFSNSAAADDASTIFFNPAGLTRLSNNSAIAAGYYISPTALFQDRGSVVVTGAPLTGGDGGDGGVDIFVPNFYAVWNASDRVKLGLGVNSPFGLKTRYDRDWVGRYYAINSELVTININPTVAAKLTDNLSLGAGINLQYAEAKLSNAIDFGLIGATRLRTAPQATDGSVELEGDDWSWGYNLGLLYEPNRKTRLGLAYRSAITHDLAGEADFNVPAAVSALTATGRFQDGSIDAELNLPDTLSLNAYHQISSRVALTGDVTWTNWSRFEELRVTFDNPAEPDNVQPENWHDTVRYSLGINYTLSPVWELRAGVAYDPSPVDSTYRSPRIPDNNRTWLAIGASFKASDAISFDVGYAHLFVDDSQIDLSSSTSGNLRGSIESDVDVVGLQLTWKF; this is translated from the coding sequence GCACGACTAGTACTGCTGTAGCATCAGGTTTTGCAATTCTCGAACAAAGCGTGCGCGGTTTAGGCAGTGCTTTTTCTAATAGTGCAGCGGCGGATGATGCCAGTACGATCTTTTTCAACCCTGCTGGATTAACTCGTCTGTCAAATAATTCGGCGATCGCGGCAGGATACTATATATCTCCTACAGCTCTGTTTCAAGATCGAGGTTCGGTCGTTGTCACTGGCGCACCTTTAACAGGTGGAGATGGCGGAGACGGCGGCGTGGATATTTTTGTCCCTAACTTCTACGCTGTCTGGAATGCCAGCGATCGCGTCAAGCTAGGTTTAGGAGTGAATTCGCCTTTTGGTCTGAAGACGAGGTACGATCGCGACTGGGTTGGGCGCTACTACGCGATTAATTCAGAACTCGTCACAATTAATATTAATCCTACTGTTGCGGCAAAACTGACAGACAACCTTTCTTTAGGTGCTGGCATCAATTTACAATATGCTGAGGCAAAACTATCAAACGCGATCGATTTTGGTTTGATTGGTGCTACGAGATTGCGTACCGCGCCTCAAGCAACTGATGGTTCTGTCGAATTAGAAGGCGATGATTGGAGTTGGGGTTATAACTTGGGGTTACTCTACGAACCCAATCGGAAAACGCGCCTCGGCTTGGCTTATCGTTCGGCAATTACCCACGATTTAGCAGGGGAGGCTGATTTTAACGTTCCTGCTGCGGTGTCAGCTTTAACCGCGACTGGACGATTTCAAGATGGTAGTATCGACGCTGAATTGAACCTACCCGATACTCTATCTCTCAATGCCTATCATCAAATTAGTTCTCGCGTTGCACTTACAGGTGACGTAACTTGGACGAATTGGAGTCGGTTTGAAGAGTTGCGCGTCACATTTGACAACCCAGCGGAACCGGATAACGTGCAGCCGGAAAATTGGCACGATACAGTGCGCTATTCTTTAGGAATTAACTATACATTAAGTCCAGTTTGGGAATTACGTGCTGGTGTTGCATACGATCCGAGTCCGGTAGATAGTACTTATAGATCGCCTAGAATTCCCGATAATAATCGTACTTGGTTAGCGATCGGTGCTAGTTTCAAAGCTTCTGATGCTATTAGTTTTGATGTCGGTTACGCTCACTTATTTGTTGATGATAGTCAGATCGATTTATCTAGCAGTACTAGCGGTAATTTGAGAGGAAGCATTGAAAGTGATGTTGATGTTGTCGGACTGCAACTAACTTGGAAATTTTGA